The Streptomyces sp. NBC_01142 genome has a window encoding:
- a CDS encoding alpha/beta hydrolase, translating into MYRKSHRRKAAEDFRDWADDVAPSGLQTVFAHSYGGEVAARAIRNGTRLRELVLLSAPATRHVKAAAATSGLRVVDVRLRFDPVLVLARTRQKIQHPNVTPVVLRDWRLGHSATHKRHVWLKEDVARLGQI; encoded by the coding sequence ATGTATAGGAAGAGCCACCGCAGGAAGGCGGCGGAGGACTTCCGCGACTGGGCAGACGACGTGGCGCCCTCTGGGCTGCAGACGGTATTCGCCCACAGTTACGGGGGCGAAGTCGCAGCGCGCGCCATCCGGAACGGAACACGGCTGAGGGAACTCGTGCTGCTCAGCGCTCCGGCTACGCGCCACGTCAAAGCAGCCGCCGCAACGTCAGGCCTTCGCGTGGTCGATGTCCGCTTGCGCTTCGACCCCGTGTTGGTCTTGGCGCGGACTCGACAGAAGATTCAGCACCCCAACGTGACCCCTGTCGTGCTTCGTGACTGGCGCCTTGGTCACAGTGCCACGCACAAGAGGCACGTTTGGCTGAAGGAAGACGTGGCCAGACTAGGACAGATCTAG